In the genome of Deinococcus aetherius, the window GACAGACCAAGAGGTTCTCGGGCAGATCGGCGGGCTGGTCGATGAGGAGCATCGGCTCTGGACGGCAGGGAGCGGACGACCACTGGGTCCCGGGGAGCAAACCCGGCTGGAGGCCATCCATACCGAACTGGACGTTCTGTGGGACCTGCTACGTCAACGCCGGGCGCGGAGACGGGCGGGCCAGGACCCGGACGATGCCGAGGAGCGTTCAGCGAACATGGTCGAACAGTACACGGCGACCCCAGAGCGGGAATAAGTTCCCCACAGGCCAGGATGGACACCCTGCCCGGGGTGCCGCGTGGGCCCGGTCCTGAAGATGCTCCCCGTCCCCCAACGAGCTTTTCCCCGAGGAAGCGGAGCGTGACCTCTCCGTGGTAGCAGGGCCTTCGGGTCAGCCCCTCCTGCTCGTCCCCGGGATCTGGGTCCTGGTGGGCCCTGGGACAGGGGAGCCTTCCCCCCGACCCTCCCGCCGGAGACGGTGCGGAGCCCAAGTCCTGCCTGGCACCAGGCCACAGTGACGGAGGATGAATTGAGCATGCGTCGACCGCGCACCTTTCTGGGAGCCGTTCCCGAACGACCCGTCCCCGTCCGCGTCGCCGAGCGGGTGCCCAATCCGGCCCGCCACGCCACCTGGCTCGAACTGTTTTTCGATCTGGTGTTCGTCGTCGCCGTCTCCAGCCTGGGCCGCCTGCTGCTCTCCGACCACAGCCCGGGCGGGGTGCTGGTCTTCCTGGGGCTGTTCGTGCCGGTGTGGTGGGCCTGGATCGGCATCTCCTACTTCGTGGACCAGTTCGAGCTCCCCGAACTCTGGCTGCGCGGGCTGATGCTCTCGCAACTCGCCCTCGCCCTCGGGCTGGCCCTGGGTCTGGAGCCCCTGGTCGAGGGCCGGGGAGCCCTGTTCGTGGCCTCCTACCTCGCCATGCGCCTGACCCTCACCGGGCTGTATGTCTGGGCCTGGCGCCGCGTCCCCGGGGCGGAGACCCTGAACGCCAAGTACGCGCTCGCCTTCACCCTGGGCACCGGTCTATGGCTCGTCTCGCTGCTCCTCGACCCACCTGCCCGGTACGTGCTGTGGGGTGCGGCGCTCGCCCTGGAGATCGCGGGCACCGTCTGGGCGTATGTCAGCACCCGGGACTTGCCCCGGCAGGTCTCCCACATGCCCGAGCGCTTCGGTCTGTTCACCATCATCGTCCTGGGCGAGTCGGTGCTGGCGGTCGCCACCGGGGGCAGCCACATCGAGGGAACCGGCGGCTGGGTCGTGGCCCTGTGTGGCGTGCTGCTGGCCTTTTTCGTGTGGTGGCTGTACTTCGACTACGCCGACGAGGAGGTGATCGACCGGGCGATCCGGGGCGGGCGCCGGGCGCTGTCTTTGAGCTTCGTGTACGGCTACACCCACCTGCCGGTGTTCGCGGGCATCGTGGCAGCGAGCATCGGACTGGAACTCTTCTTCGAGGAGGTCACGCACGACGGGGTGGGTGCCGGGGCCCGGCTGCTGCTGTGCGGTGGATTGGCGCTGTTCCTGTGCGCCCTGAGCGTCGTGCAGGCGGCTGCGCCGCGAGGGCTGCCCGGGCCGGTATGGCTCGCGCGGGGGGCGACGGCGGGCCTGATCGCGCTGCTCGGGGTGCTGGGCGGCGGGTGGAGTGCCGCAGGGCTCCTGGTCGGGGTAACGCTGGCCCTGGGGCTCCTGCTCGTCTTCGAGGCCCGGTTCCGGCCCGCCGGGGTGCAGGAACCGCCGCTGGAGGGGGACGGGACCGGCGGGCCGTGACTTCGCGGGGCTTAAAGCCGCTCACCGTCGAGGGACCGCTCGAACTCGGCGAACTCGCTGGCGAGCGCGGGGAAGTCCGCGTGCTCCTCGCTCCACACCAAGTCGCTCCCCCCGCCCTGCACGGCGAGGTGGCAAAACGGGCGCCGGGACAGGGCACCGTGCCAGTGCCACATCCCGGGCCGGACACGGACGATGTCGCCGGGCGTGACGATCCGGCGCTCCCCGGACGTCACGATGACGCCCAGGCCCGACAGGACGTGCAGCACCTGACCGCTGCGGTGCACATGCGGCCAGGTCCGAGCCCCCGGCTCGCAGTACACCACCAGCCACGTCCGGCCGGGATCGGCGGGGTCGTCGAACAGCCGTTGCACCCGGATCTCCCCGACCGTGTTGCCCATGAGGTCGGCGCGTGGCCCGGCGTATTCGTGGGTGGGGTGCTCGATCAACATGGATGCTCCTCCGGGTGAAGGGGAAACGCGGCGCTGAGCTGCCACACTTCACGCGCCCCGCTTCCCTGCGTGGGACGCCACGTCGAGAACGCCCAACCCGTCCGCGACGAGGGTCGGTCCGGTCGGGGGCAGGCAGGTGAGGGCCAGCACGCGCACCGTCGGGGGGCGGGCGACCAAAGTGTCCGGGGCGAGGCGCGTCACCACCGCGACGGTCACCCTGCGCTCACGGCGGTGATCACGCCGCCGCACGTCCCCGGAAGGGCGCCCGTCACGGCGTTCCCTCCGGGGGGCCCCGGAGCCGGGTGATGCTCAGCGCCGCCCCGAGGATGAGCGCGGCCCCCAGCGCCCGGGCGGGGGACAGGCCCTCGCCGAGAAAGAGCACCCCGCCCGCCACGCCGAACACGGGGCCGAGGGTCAGGAAAAAGGACGCCACGCTCGCGCTCACGCCGCGCAGCGCGATGAGAAACAGCCACAACGTCACGCCGTACTGGGTCACGCCCGACAGGGCGGCCAGGAGCCACACGCCCGCGCCGACCCTCGGCACCGTCTCGCCTCCCGCCAGGACCAGCCACAGGGCCACGCCCGCGACCAGCCCGGCCGACTGCTGCCACGCGGTGAGCAGCAGGGGCGGGCAGCGGATGGCGGCGCGGCGCCCCAGCACGTCGTACAGGGCGTAGATCAGGGTGGACACGAGGACGAGCCCGACCCCGAGGACGCTCGCGTCCCCCCGCCCACCCCGCCCCTCGGCGAGCGCGACGAACACCACGCCTGCAAAGGCGACGCCAGCCAGCCCCAGCAGCCGCGCGCCGGGTCGCTCGCGCAGTTGCAGCGGCCCCACGAGCTCTTTCTGAACCTGGGAGGGGCTGGGGCCGAAGTACGTGACGGGCACATCCGCGCCGATGGAGGCCGGCGCGGGCCGCACGTCGTCGCCCCCTCCGCTTTCCTGAGCCGAGGCGAGGCTGAGGGCGGTGCAACCGAGCAGGGCGGACAGCAGGGCTCGTGAGTTCATGGTGACTCCTGGGGTGGGGCGCCGGGCGCCGGGAGGGGAAACGGACGAACGCCGGGCGAAACGAAGGGGTGTTCAGAAGCCGGCGAGGCCCTGCGCCCCGGGCGCGGGCAGGCCAGCGCCGTCCCCACCCGTCACCGGGGTGAGCGAGCCGCCCTCCCCGATGCGGTACGCGGCGGTCACCCCGAGGCCGCCGAACTGCTGGTACAGGAACCGGCCGTCCTCGCTGACGGCCATGTCGATGGGGCCGCTGGTGGGCAGGCCGCCCTGGGGATCACGCCGGGCGGCCACGGACGCGAGCAGCGTGAGTTCGCCGTTCTCCCCCACCCGGTAGGCCGAGACGCTGCCGCTGGTGGTGTTGGACGTGTACGCGTAGCGGTGATCGGGCGTGAGCACCACCCAGCACGACGCAGCCTGAGCGTCACTCACGGCGCCGCTGATGGGGGTCAGGGCGCCGCCCGCCTCCACCCGGTACGACGACAGGCCGCTGATGTCCCGCGTGCCGCCGTTCGCCTCACTCACGATGACGGTGTCGGGGTCGAGAAACTGCGCCTGAAAGGGATTCGGCGCGGCGGACGGGGAATGGGTGGGCGCGCCGAGGGTGCCGTCCGCCCCCACCGGGAACAGCGACACCACGCTGGTGGTGAAGTCCGACGCCAGGAGCCGGGCCCCGTCCGGGGAGAACAGGAGCTCGGTGGGGAGGGAGGTCCCCGGGTGAGCGAGCGTCCGCCTGGAATTCACGAGGGGTGCGAGCCCACCCGCCGTGTCCACGCGAAAGCCGGTCAGGGTGGCGGGGGTGCCCGCCGCCGCGTTCCCGGCGTTCGCCACATACAGCAGGTCTCCGTGGACGGCGATGGCGTTCGGCGCGAGCCCGCCGCTAGGCTCCACGTCCACCCGGGTGAGGCTGAAGTCCGCATTCACCCGGAAGGACGTCACCGTGTTGCTGCCCGCGTTCACCGCGAAGACAAAGCGCTTGTCGGGGCTGAGCTTGAGGGCGTTGCTGGAATTCAGCGGGTTGACGCTGTCTTGCGTGCGGCCCGGCAGCATCTTCGCGCCGACGCCGTCGCCGCCGGTAGCAACGCTTGCCAGCCGCGTGAGTGCCCCGTCCGCCCCGCGCCCGTAGTGCACGACGGCGTTGCCGTTCTCGGCGTTGGTCATGGCGTACAGGGCGCCCACGTACGGGGTCCCCGGGTCCTGGGAGACCCCACATCCGGTGAGCAGCAGGCTGGAGAGGAGCGGAAGGTGTCTCATGGTCTTCTCCTGGGCAGCGTTGAGGCGCGGTGAGGCGGCACGGCCGGGCCCGGAGGCTCTCCGCCGGTTCACCGGGTCCGGGCGTGAGGGCTGGTGGGCCGGGCGGTCAAAAGCCCGCCAGGCCCTGCGCGCCCAGGGCGGGCAGCCCCTCCCCGTCGCCGCCAGGAATGGGCGTCAGGTGCCCGCCCGGGCCGACCCGGTACGCCCCGACGACGCCGAGGCCGCCGTACTGCTGGTAGAAGAACTGCCCGTCCGCGCTGATGGCCGTGTCGGTGGGGCCGCTGGTGGGCAGGCCCTCGCGCGCCGGGCGGCTCACCTCGGCCCCCTCCAGCAGGGTCAGTGCGCCGTTCTCCCCGACCGCGTACAGCGACACGGTGCCGTCCCCGGTGTTCGAGGCGTAGGCGTACCGCCCGTCCGGGGTGAGCGTGAGCCAGCACGCCGCCGTCCGGCCGTTGGGCACAGCGGCGCTGATGGTCCGCAGCCCGCCGTCTTCCGTCAGGCGGTAGGACGACACGCTGCTCGCCCCCCGCGCCCCGCCCGCCGCTTCGGTCACGATCAGGCGGTCACGGCCCAGGAACTTCGCGCCGAAGGGGTTGGCGCCCGCGCTGGGGGTGTGGGGAACCCGGCCCAGCCGCCCACGCCGGTCCACCTCGAACACGCTCAGGACGCTCGCGCTGAAGTCCGACACGACCAGCCGCGCGCCGTCCGGGCTCAGCAGCACCTCGGTGGGTGTCGAGCGGGCGGGTTCGGAAAGGGTGAAGCGGGCGCCAGGGATGGGGTCGAGCCCGGCGCGGCCGCGCACCCGTAGGCCGTTCAGGGTGGCCGGGACGCCCCCGGCGGGATAGCCCACGTGCCCCACGTACACCACGCGGTCGTGCGCAGCGACGCTGGTGGGAAAGCGGCCCCCCGAGGGTGTCGTGTCCACCTGGGTGAGGGTGAAGTCGGAGTTGACCCGGAACTCGGTGACCGTGTCGCTTCCCGCGTTCGCCGCAAAGAGCAGGCGCTTGTCCGGGCTGAGTTTGAGCGAGTCGCTGGAATTCAGCGGATTGACGCTGTCCTGGGTGAGGGCGGGAACCGCCCTGCTGCCCACGCCGTTTCCCCCGGTGGGGTAGGTGTTCAGGCGCACCAGGGTGCCGTCCGCGCGGCGGCCGTAGTGCACCACCGCGTTGCCGTCCGGCGCGTTCGTCATCGCGTACACGGCGCCCGCGAAGCGCTGGGAGGCTGGGCCGTGGTTGGTGCCCAGCCGGTCAGATGCGGCGGTGCCCTCCTGCTGCGCGCAGGCGCTGAGGGCCAGGGTGAGGGCAAGCAGGGCGGCGGGCCGGGCAGAGCGGGGAAGAGGCATAGGGGTCTCCTGGGAAGGGGGGGCGGCGGGATGTGGGCGCGGCGCGGCGGCCGCGTTCACCCCATCACTTCTTCTGGTTTTGCATCTGGCGAAACAGGTCGGCGGCGCTGGTGCCCTCCAACGAGAGCCCCGGCCCCACCGCCTCGGCGAGTTCGCGGCGCAGCTTGAGGGTGAGGACCGCCCGGGTGTAGCGCCGGGTGAGTTCCGGCACCCGCAGGAGTTGCGCCGCCATCTCGCGGGCGCGCGGCATGACCTGGCTCCTTGGCACGACCTCGCTCACCACGCCGAGGTTCAGGGCCTGCCGGGCGCTGAGCTTTTGCCCGGTCCACAGAAAGTAGTTGCCGCGCACCGGGCCGAGCACGGCCGGCCACAGCACGTTGACCCCGTCGCCCGGCACGATGCCGCCGAGGATGTGCGGCGCGTCCTGGAACTCGGCGGTGTTGGACGCCACGATGAGGTCGCTGGCGAGCATCCACTCGGTGTGCACGGTGGCCGGCCCGTTGATGGCCGCGATGACCGGCACCTCGATCTCCAGGAAGTTCTCCAAGAGCCGCTTGCCCTCCCAGTACACCGTGTCCCAGTTCTGGGGGTTGGAGAGGTCCCCGAAGGAGGCGAAGTCGATCCGGTTGAGCCAGGCGTCCCCGCTGCCGGTGAGGATCACGACCTTGTTCGCGCGGTCCGAGGCGATGTCGTGAAAGGCCTGCACGAACTCGCGGTGGGCGTTGGCGTCGAAGACGAAGGGCCCCCCCCGCGTATGCATGGTGACGGTGAGGACGCCGTCGGGGGTGCGCTCGAGGCGGAGGTTGGCATACTTGTTCCCGTACTTGTCCAGGCTGGGAATGGCGGCCGAGTCCGGCACCTGTGCGCCCGCGAGGCTGAGGGTGAGGGCGGCCGTGAGGGTGAGCACGAGGGGTCGCATGGGCGGGTCCTCCTGGCGTGAGCTGCCGTCCGGGGCGCGGCAGAACGTCGCGCGGCCGGGGAAGTGCCGGTCGTCGGGTCGCGGAGCGGGCGGAACGAACTTCGGGTGACGCGTCCGCCCGTGGTGCGGACCCGCCGAACGTGCCGAACGCGTGGGAGCACGCGCAAAGGACGTGCCCGCATCGTGGCACTGCCGCGCACTGAGCGTCCAATAGAATCCGGCGGCTCAGTGATGCGCGTTTTCGATGTGAGAGTCAGGAGTGCAGGCTGATGGTCTGACGAATGATGTGAGTGGGTAATGCTCCAAGAAATCCTTACACCCGTCCACTTGCGAGGGTGAGGCACGCTGGAGGGGCTGGCTTGGGGAAGCAACGGAAAAACTGGCCGACGGATACCAAGGAGCAGAGCGTCCTGGCGGTCCTGGGTGGGCAGCTCAACGTGGCGGAAGTGGCTCGGCAGCACGGCGTCAACGAGGGCACGAGTGAAATTAAGCCGCCGATATCTGCCACAGAATTAGGCCTAGTTATGTCTGTGGCCATCCACTAAAACAGTTGCTTCTGAACGTGCCTGAACTGCATAGAGCCGCCTCGCGGCGCCATTCTCGCTTCAGTTCGAAAGCGGCAGCTCGCCCGCGAAGTGGCAGGCGGCGAAGTGGTCGGGATGCACCTCCCGCAGTGGGGGCTTCTCAATCCGGCAACGGTCCTGCGCAAATGGGCAGCGTGGGTGAAACGGACAGCCGCTCGGCAGCGCCGCAAGATCCGGAATCTCTCCGCTCAGGGGTATCCCCGTGTTGCGCTGGCGCGGGTCTGGATGGGGTTTGGACGCAAGCAGCGCCGCCGTGTACGGGTGAAGCGGTTGGGAGAAGAGGGCCGCGTTCCCCGCCCGCTCCACGATCTGGCCGACGTACATCACGGCTACCCGGTCCGAGAGGTGCTCAATCACGCTCAGGTCGTGCGAGATAAACAGGTATGCGAGACCGAACTCCCGCTGGAG includes:
- a CDS encoding enoyl-CoA hydratase/isomerase family protein; its protein translation is MRPLVLTLTAALTLSLAGAQVPDSAAIPSLDKYGNKYANLRLERTPDGVLTVTMHTRGGPFVFDANAHREFVQAFHDIASDRANKVVILTGSGDAWLNRIDFASFGDLSNPQNWDTVYWEGKRLLENFLEIEVPVIAAINGPATVHTEWMLASDLIVASNTAEFQDAPHILGGIVPGDGVNVLWPAVLGPVRGNYFLWTGQKLSARQALNLGVVSEVVPRSQVMPRAREMAAQLLRVPELTRRYTRAVLTLKLRRELAEAVGPGLSLEGTSAADLFRQMQNQKK
- a CDS encoding lactonase family protein yields the protein MRHLPLLSSLLLTGCGVSQDPGTPYVGALYAMTNAENGNAVVHYGRGADGALTRLASVATGGDGVGAKMLPGRTQDSVNPLNSSNALKLSPDKRFVFAVNAGSNTVTSFRVNADFSLTRVDVEPSGGLAPNAIAVHGDLLYVANAGNAAAGTPATLTGFRVDTAGGLAPLVNSRRTLAHPGTSLPTELLFSPDGARLLASDFTTSVVSLFPVGADGTLGAPTHSPSAAPNPFQAQFLDPDTVIVSEANGGTRDISGLSSYRVEAGGALTPISGAVSDAQAASCWVVLTPDHRYAYTSNTTSGSVSAYRVGENGELTLLASVAARRDPQGGLPTSGPIDMAVSEDGRFLYQQFGGLGVTAAYRIGEGGSLTPVTGGDGAGLPAPGAQGLAGF
- a CDS encoding DUF2630 family protein, which encodes MTDQEVLGQIGGLVDEEHRLWTAGSGRPLGPGEQTRLEAIHTELDVLWDLLRQRRARRRAGQDPDDAEERSANMVEQYTATPERE
- a CDS encoding cupin domain-containing protein, giving the protein MLIEHPTHEYAGPRADLMGNTVGEIRVQRLFDDPADPGRTWLVVYCEPGARTWPHVHRSGQVLHVLSGLGVIVTSGERRIVTPGDIVRVRPGMWHWHGALSRRPFCHLAVQGGGSDLVWSEEHADFPALASEFAEFERSLDGERL
- a CDS encoding DMT family transporter; translation: MNSRALLSALLGCTALSLASAQESGGGDDVRPAPASIGADVPVTYFGPSPSQVQKELVGPLQLRERPGARLLGLAGVAFAGVVFVALAEGRGGRGDASVLGVGLVLVSTLIYALYDVLGRRAAIRCPPLLLTAWQQSAGLVAGVALWLVLAGGETVPRVGAGVWLLAALSGVTQYGVTLWLFLIALRGVSASVASFFLTLGPVFGVAGGVLFLGEGLSPARALGAALILGAALSITRLRGPPEGTP
- a CDS encoding low temperature requirement protein A yields the protein MRRPRTFLGAVPERPVPVRVAERVPNPARHATWLELFFDLVFVVAVSSLGRLLLSDHSPGGVLVFLGLFVPVWWAWIGISYFVDQFELPELWLRGLMLSQLALALGLALGLEPLVEGRGALFVASYLAMRLTLTGLYVWAWRRVPGAETLNAKYALAFTLGTGLWLVSLLLDPPARYVLWGAALALEIAGTVWAYVSTRDLPRQVSHMPERFGLFTIIVLGESVLAVATGGSHIEGTGGWVVALCGVLLAFFVWWLYFDYADEEVIDRAIRGGRRALSLSFVYGYTHLPVFAGIVAASIGLELFFEEVTHDGVGAGARLLLCGGLALFLCALSVVQAAAPRGLPGPVWLARGATAGLIALLGVLGGGWSAAGLLVGVTLALGLLLVFEARFRPAGVQEPPLEGDGTGGP
- a CDS encoding lactonase family protein, whose product is MPLPRSARPAALLALTLALSACAQQEGTAASDRLGTNHGPASQRFAGAVYAMTNAPDGNAVVHYGRRADGTLVRLNTYPTGGNGVGSRAVPALTQDSVNPLNSSDSLKLSPDKRLLFAANAGSDTVTEFRVNSDFTLTQVDTTPSGGRFPTSVAAHDRVVYVGHVGYPAGGVPATLNGLRVRGRAGLDPIPGARFTLSEPARSTPTEVLLSPDGARLVVSDFSASVLSVFEVDRRGRLGRVPHTPSAGANPFGAKFLGRDRLIVTEAAGGARGASSVSSYRLTEDGGLRTISAAVPNGRTAACWLTLTPDGRYAYASNTGDGTVSLYAVGENGALTLLEGAEVSRPAREGLPTSGPTDTAISADGQFFYQQYGGLGVVGAYRVGPGGHLTPIPGGDGEGLPALGAQGLAGF